One Malania oleifera isolate guangnan ecotype guangnan chromosome 10, ASM2987363v1, whole genome shotgun sequence genomic region harbors:
- the LOC131166062 gene encoding LOB domain-containing protein 30, which yields MIMSSTANHGSSSSSSGATNTTAGSGSSNGSGGGSSSGGGGGGGGGPCGACKFLRRKCVAGCIFAPYFDSEQGAAHFAAVHKVFGASNVSKLLLHIPVHKRLDAIVTICYEAQARLRDPVYGCVSHIFALQHQVVNLQTELSYLQAHLSTLELPSPPPPPPPTPSSIVPPPPLSIADLPPPAASMPASYDLSSLFDPLVQPAWAMQQQQLHRQMDPGPFRATRNPAETAGRAGDLQELARELVHGHGTPAAAMQPTETSSSPHFSN from the exons ATGATCATGAGCAGTACAGCAAACCacggcagcagcagcagcagcagtggtGCCACCAATACGACTGCTGGGAGTGGCAGCAGCAACGGCAGCGGCGGAGGGAGCAGCAGCGGTGGAggcggaggaggaggaggaggaccGTGCGGGGCATGCAAGTTTCTGAGGAGGAAGTGCGTGGCGGGGTGCATCTTTGCACCCTACTTCGATTCCGAGCAAGGGGCGGCCCATTTCGCGGCGGTGCACAAGGTGTTCGGCGCCAGCAACGTGTCGAAGCTGCTGCTGCATATTCCGGTGCACAAGCGCCTGGACGCCATCGTCACCATCTGCTACGAGGCTCAGGCTCGCCTTCGAGACCCCGTTTATGGCTGCGTTTCTCACATCTTCGCTCTCCAACACCAG GTTGTGAATTTGCAAACGGAGCTTTCCTATCTGCAAGCCCACCTGTCAACATTGGAGCTCCCATCTCCGCCGCCGCCACCACCTCCAACACCTTCGAGCATAGTGCCACCACCTCCTCTCTCCATAGCAGACCTACCCCCTCCAGCTGCCTCCATGCCCGCCTCCTACGACTTATCCTCTCTTTTTGATCCATTGGTGCAACCTGCATGGGCcatgcagcagcagcagctgcACCGCCAAATGGATCCAGGTCCATTCAGAGCCACCAGAAATCCGGCGGAGACTGCCGGAAGAGCGGGCGATCTTCAAGAATTAGCAAGAGAACTCGTCCACGGACATGGCACTCCAGCGGCGGCGATGCAGCCCACTGAAACATCGTCTTCGCCGCACTTCTCAAATTGA